The Sesamum indicum cultivar Zhongzhi No. 13 linkage group LG6, S_indicum_v1.0, whole genome shotgun sequence genomic interval TCACCCCAAACCCCAGACAGACACCagataatcataaataaaaattactttcgctgttcaaatcaaaatagactagaagatgaaaaaaaagaaaacaacaaaagaagatGAATTCATACTTTTCCCTTTTGTTTTAATCTTGAGAAAGTCTCAGAGAGCCCAACAGTTGGAGCAGCTGCGAGAGTGGCCATGGGGGGCTTACATTTGAATGCTCTGTTGGTTGAAGAACGGCACTGTATCACATTGTAATTGTTCTTGAGTCGGAGGAAGCAAGTTGTCTGCAGAGCAGCGGCCATTTCCAACAAGTAATCTTCAAACCTCGTTTTCTTGTGTTCAGTTGCTTTCTAACATATACTTCGACATGAAATTAgggatatatatacacacttaaTCCGCAATTGACAAGttgatatatgtatttaattatttaaaaaaaaatataataaatactgAAACAATTagatttgattattttaccAGAGAATCAATTCAATCGGAATACGAATATGTGGTAAATTAGTTTGTTTACTTATTAggcattttcaaaaattattgattacattctataattatcaaattgaattattcgattttcaatttcagattaaatactaaaaattcatttgaattcaattggTTATACacaatgaattaaattaaaactattctagtttaatttaattattaataaaaaattaaattctaatataatctttaaatggaaaaaaaattaaaataattatatatacaacccaactcaatttatttacattCATGATTGAGATTCTtcatcaattacaaaattaattctcaGTGAACTAACGAAGGTTTTTTCAATTACAAATATGTGGGTGTATCTCTAAGcagtttattgtttatttatttattgttaaattattaatatattaaattaatttataaattttaatatattaaatatataatgaattgcATGATAATCAACAATCTTTAATTCAACTAATCTTATGTTGAGataaaaattcacaaaacAAATAAGCCCATTCTCTGtccttttctttaaaatgtAAGTTTGAAATAAAGCCCGTTAATAGGCCCATCTATAGGCCCACCCATTTGAGTCAAACCCACTAATAAAGCCCATCTATAGGCCCACCCATTTGAGTCATACCGGCTAATAAAGCCCATCTACAGGCCCACCCATTTGAGCATACCAGCTAATAAAGCCCATCTATAGGCCCACCCATTTGAGTTAAACCCACTAATAAAGCCCATCTATAGGCTCACCCATTTGAGTCAAACCCACTAATAAAGCCCAATAGCCATAGACAGCTCACCAAACCATTCGCACTCTGTTTCTCTCCATTTCTTCTTCCCGGAAGATCCACCGGAGAATAAATCGCCGGAGTTAGAATGCTCGGAATTTCGTATGGTGAACTATTCCTCCTGCTGGGAGCTACGGCTGCTCTTATCGGTACACTCTCTCTGAAGTTTATGTCTCTCCGCGTATATAAGTTGCGCGTGATTGCTGTTATTTGAATTTCTGCCGaggtttgaataattacacgaaattttgctcattcttttttctattttattgatttgcgTAATTAGAGTAAGGCTTGATTTACATTTCggactattttattattgatgcgaaaacgttttttttttattattatattaaatttggttgaaaattAGGGCCAAAGGATCTGCCGATTATAGCTAGAACAGCGGGGAGGTTAGCTGGGCGTGCGATTGGATATGTTCAAATGGCACGTGGTCAATTCGAAAGCGTTATGCAGCAATCTCAAGCTCGCCAGGTTTTTGTCTTAGTGCGATTAAGTTCATCCTGGGGCTTAAAAGATATTTGTTAATGATATGTTCATTACATGTTTGCGTGAAGTGTTATTTGCTTTAGTTTTATGTGCGTGGATTTGATAAGCTGAATTGAGTGGTTCATTTCAGCGGGAATGCTGAAGATACTGTTACGCTCTCTGTTGTTAGCATTCAAATTCGCAATGTTATCCTCCATGCTTTAGATGTAGCATTATTTGTATAcaattggattttttaatatgaaagcTTGAATTAGAATCTGGCAGGTGCATAAAGAACTGCAAGATACAATGGCTCAATTAGAAGCCATACGCCATGAAATTCGGTCCATCTCCTTCATGAATCCTGGTCCCTTGACAACAAGGCTAGTGGACAATATTGCTAGCCAACCACCCATTAAAAATGGTATCTCTTTGGGTAAAACTTATTGTGTTTTATTCAGATAGATCTTCTCGTTTTATGACTGACTTAGTTTCATTACTGGAATATAGTGGACAAGGAATCTTCAAAACCCACTGAAGAGGGCACAGTCAGAGTTGAGAGCACAGAGACTACTAGCATGGCCAAGGTAACTTCTAGTAATTAATACTATTTGTGATGTATACtctgttttcctttttagtGAATGACATTGATAGTTCCTTAAGGATCACAGTTCAACAACCTCCCCACTTTCTGATATACATAGCCAAGCAACTGCATATGCAAGATTTGCTGAATCCACTCACTTAACTGCAAATTCCATGGATGAAGTTCTTAGTGAACTAAAGGATGATTCCGGTCAGTTCATTGTTCTTCCGATATCAGCTGAAAGTGCAAACTTGTTGCCCAGTCGAAAAGGTGATCGTTTTGAAGATTCTGTTCTGGGATTTTAATCTGTATGCATCTGTCTAGTTAGGAATATGCTGcagttatttcttttcttattcttctGCCACTGTGTCATGCATGTCATGGAGCACATAAGTCAAGGTCTCCATCAAGATAGGGAATGCATTTTTTAGTGGTAATATTATGCAATTATTAGCTCCTGATGCTTTTTGAAGAACTTACTAGTGCGTTCTGTTTCAGATGACTTAAGGGGATCTGACATATTGTTGGAGGCAGTACTTGAGGAGGATGTGGCACGCAATGCAAAGAACTTTTTCTCTCAGGCtcaaaaccaaataaaaagtgaatgaATAGGTAGCATTCCCTCTTTCCATATTTTATCGGATTGACTTGTATCAGCCTTGgtttttttctcaaacttaTAGAAACAAATGGATGTGACACTCCTGTAGCCTAATATGTGAACATCATCACAACTAGTTGAGAGAAATGGCTTTAATCGTCTTAAATTTGGCCTGCATTTTGATAATACTAGAATTACATCATGCAAAATGTGAAACTAAGCATCAATCTTTGCACATTTGGCTTCAAATGGCTCAATTGCTCACTAGGTAAACATAATTAGAAGGATAGAAAAAGGCATATCATTCAAGACAGAACATCTCATTTGTTGTACACATTATTAGGTCTACATGTCATTTTTCTTGATGCTTCCGTCTTCTTTACCTTCATTGACCTCCCTCGAATCTAATTTCAGGAGCCAGATGTGGTGGCCTTCTGAAGGCTTGCAGCAGTCTCCTTTGTTTCTAGCTCTAACTGTAGGAGCCTGGAAGTGGAGTTTCTTCTCAAAGTAAAATGTGATGATAGTGAGaatcacaaaatattaattgtcaGTACCACCATCTCCACGTAAAACTGTAGTATCTATACTCTGGTGGGCTGGCTTCGATCAGGCTTATATTCGGGTACATGGAGACGTACTGTTTTCAAGTACATAATTAGCAATAGCTTAACTCCTTTTCTCCTTTGGGGCACTTGTAACTATAtgtttgattaaaaatcaCTCATGGCTAGGTTGGCATTCTAGCTTCAAACTTCTTGACGAAAATTCAAAGTTTTCATGCCATATGAGATAAATTAGAACAAGTTAAGGGAAGCTTTGACTGGCCAAGGATTTCCGAAACCTATCCGTCCAATTTTGAGTGCTAGGTTGAGTTGGTACAACTGCATAAAGCACAGCGAaccaacttattttaataccAAGTACAGTATGTTAAAGAAACATTCCTTTATAGGTACCAAAACACTGATAGCTTGTTTCCTTTCTCCATGAAGAATTCTCTCAACATGTAATAATACTCTAGAATCTATTACATAAGATTAGTTGGTTCTGATTCTAGGTGGAATCACATTCCACTTCTTTTTGCTTCGTCTACGatcttttactttattttggaTATTGTTTTAGGTTGGTTTATAAATTAGCACAGTTCATACGTACTTTTTCATAATTCGTACTCTTATCAAATACGCTGTCCACATCGCGAAATATGTAATCTTGTGGTATTGTGACAATTAATATCATTtacgtatatataattattaccaCATCGATAGAGAGATTATGTTCATGAACCCTCTTGTTTTCTGTGATCCTCCTACCAGTCAATAACCAGTGCTGCAACATTGGCAACTACCAAATTCTTTCCAAAGTCTGCCTTTGTGTCTACATCAGATTGCTGAAATTTTCCTCAAAGCTATGGAAATCTGAATCATGACCCTTTTGAATATGCAAGTCAAACTTGTGTCGGATTGTTTGCTGAGTATGAAATTGTTTAGCATGTGATAATGATGTCCCCACTTGATTTTAACATTGGTAATGGTCCACTAGTTTGACCCTTGCAAGTCTTGAAAACGATTTCCATCcagtttttttcaaaataagagtTTGATTGGCAAGGTTTTTCCATCTGGAAGACTTTGGTGACATGAAGTTGGACTAAGTAGCACAATTTTGCTTTGTGATAGAAAATGGCTGGGAAAAGCTATGCCAAGGGTTTAAACCCATGTTTAGAGGAAAACTCTCAAGTCCAGAAAGGAAAGCACTAAAAGTAAAGcataaagttgttttacttttaacgagggaaaaaaaataattaatgtttctTTAAAAAGATGAACGAcccaaaaattatcattagGTCATCACTTTACCTAAAAGTTTAAGCGGTTGGATATAATAATTGTACTTTGTGTTACAAGTTAAATTGTATAAGGTGAAGTATAATATGTGATTTAACAGATTGGAGTGTTGAAGCCGTGATTGcttgtgttttaattttaatggaaTGAAATTTGAGATGTTAGTATATAAGTGGAGAAAACTgtaataagaatatatattaaacggttaatagtgatatatataaagttaataaaaaaatcaaagtattagtgatttgatgtatataaatataatataatataataaattgaggGTGTGGAGAAATtaagaggaaaaaatattggaaatgaagaaaaatgggTAGAGAAGTAAAAATGAGGAAAAGTGGAATCATTTTTAAGGGGAAGGCGAGAAAAAGGGGCACCCGCTTTTCCGCTCCCccctctcttttcttctcacTCTCTGCTCTCTGCTGCTGAAAACAAAGTTGAACAGAGAAAGCTGCtactctccctctctctctctctctaacaCACGTCAATACGTACATACGCTCACTCTAGAGcgcctatacacacacacacatatatatataaatttgtattgagTGTTCTCAATTGTTTGCCATCGAATGCAATTGTGTATTGCCAATTTAAACGATTCCAGTTCAGACCTGAATCGCTCCATGGCCAACAATCCAGGTGAAACCCCCTCCGACGACTTTCTCGAGCAGATTTTAGGGTTTCCGAGCTATGCCGCCGGAGCCGACGCCAACTTGGCTGGTAACGAGGCTGCCATGATGCTGCAGCTTGGCTCGGGCGATGGCGCGTCTCACTTGGG includes:
- the LOC105163327 gene encoding uncharacterized protein LOC105163327 isoform X1; translation: MLGISYGELFLLLGATAALIGPKDLPIIARTAGRLAGRAIGYVQMARGQFESVMQQSQARQVHKELQDTMAQLEAIRHEIRSISFMNPGPLTTRLVDNIASQPPIKNVDKESSKPTEEGTVRVESTETTSMAKDHSSTTSPLSDIHSQATAYARFAESTHLTANSMDEVLSELKDDSGQFIVLPISAESANLLPSRKDDLRGSDILLEAVLEEDVARNAKNFFSQAQNQIKSE
- the LOC105163327 gene encoding uncharacterized protein LOC105163327 isoform X2 yields the protein MFKWHVVNSKALCSNLKLARIWQVHKELQDTMAQLEAIRHEIRSISFMNPGPLTTRLVDNIASQPPIKNVDKESSKPTEEGTVRVESTETTSMAKDHSSTTSPLSDIHSQATAYARFAESTHLTANSMDEVLSELKDDSGQFIVLPISAESANLLPSRKDDLRGSDILLEAVLEEDVARNAKNFFSQAQNQIKSE
- the LOC105163327 gene encoding uncharacterized protein LOC105163327 isoform X3; this translates as MARGQFESVMQQSQARQVHKELQDTMAQLEAIRHEIRSISFMNPGPLTTRLVDNIASQPPIKNVDKESSKPTEEGTVRVESTETTSMAKDHSSTTSPLSDIHSQATAYARFAESTHLTANSMDEVLSELKDDSGQFIVLPISAESANLLPSRKDDLRGSDILLEAVLEEDVARNAKNFFSQAQNQIKSE